The Trichosurus vulpecula isolate mTriVul1 chromosome 4, mTriVul1.pri, whole genome shotgun sequence genome contains a region encoding:
- the MLLT6 gene encoding protein AF-17 isoform X2, producing MKEMVGGCCVCSDERGWAENPLVYCDGHACSVAVHQACYGIVQVPTGPWFCRKCESQERAARVRCELCPHKDGALKRTDNGGWAHVVCALYIPEVQFANVLTMEPIVLQYVPHDRFNKTCYICEEQGRESKAASGACMTCNRHGCRQAFHVTCAQMAGLLCEEEVLEVDNVKYCGYCKYHFSKMKPSRHSSGGSGGGNSGFIAGRRSQSASPSSQEKHGSHHERGPKKSRKDKDRLKQKHKKRPESPPRILTPPVPPVTDKGSSSSSSSSHHEGSAREPPEGSRDAKGKKSSSHSLSHKGKKLSSGKGVASFTSASSSSSSSSSGGPFQPTVSSLQSSPDFSSFPKLEQPEEEKYPKTTPPGPPAPVSPPASEPPKADVFEQKVVFSGFGSIMRFSTSASGTARARVPSPGEYKAPHIPGGGVGPGSHKRMPSLSAASEEVVEGLKEKKHKGSKKNRHGPGRPKGSRNKEGVGGPLAPSLPGAQLAGFTATAASPFSGGSLVSSGVNNASASRAFGHQAALPSLSLESPLLGAGIYTSNKDPISHGGGVLRAVCSTPLSSSLLGPTGTSSLPQLSRSPFASTLPASSASISTTQVFSLAGSTFSLPSSHIFGTPMGSVNPLLTQAENSRTEPSLEDCGFGCRGTSPQESLSSMSPISSLPTLFDQTAPSAPCASSQLDPAAQGTANMEQLLEKQGNGEAGVNIVEMLKALHSLQKENQRLQEQIMSLTAKKERLQILNVQLSVPFPVVPAGVPTANGPTPQGPYCLPPNAGSSDSLSTSKSPPGKNSFGLENSLSMSSEDPHSGCPSRSSSSLSFHSTPPPLPLLQQSPATLPLALPGPPAPQQPQSQNGLGRGAGGVGLGTVSMADGLLGGLAGGGTLPLNGLLGGLNGAVAPPTPTGLNQGSGTPTMQLPGGLSSLTEQQRHFLQQQEQQLQQLQQLLTSPQLTPDHQTVVYQMIQQIQQKRELQRLQMSGGSQLPMASLLAGGTAPLLPSGTPSLLPSAAAPPLLPAGSLVAPALGTGTTLMAAAAGGPPVLTAQTNPFLSLPGADNSGQKGGSGDKGSSCNQEKG from the exons ATGAAGGAGATGGTAGGAGGTTGTTGCGTGTGTTCGGACGAGCGGGGCTGGGCGGAGAATCCGTTAGTCTACTGCGATGGACACGCGTGTAGCGTCGCTGTCCATCAAg cttGCTATGGCATCGTCCAGGTGCCCACCGGACCCTGGTTCTGCCGGAAATGTGAGTCACAGGAGCGAGCCGCCAGGGTG AGGTGTGAACTGTGCCCACACAAAGATGGGGCATTGAAGAGGACGGACAATGGAG GCTGGGCCCATGTGGTGTGTGCCCTCTACATCCCCGAGGTACAGTTTGCCAATGTGCTCACCATGGAACCCATTGTCCTACAGTACGTCCCCCACGACCGATTCAACAAG ACTTGTTACATCTGTGAGGAGCAGGGCCGGGAGAGCAAGGCAGCTTCAGGAGCCTGCATGACCTGTAACCGACATGGCTGTCGGCAAGCCTTCCATGTCACCTG TGCTCAGATGGCTGGTCTGCTATGTGAGGAAGAGGTCTTAGAAGTGGACAACGTCAAATACTGTGGCTACTGCAAATACCACTTCAGCAAGATG AAGCCATCGAGGCACTCCAGTGGAGGATCAGGGGGAGGCAACAGCGGCTTCATCGCTGGCCGGAGAAGTCAATCAGCCTCACCATCCTCTCAGGAGAAGCATGGCTCCCACCATGAGAGAGGCCCGAAGAAG AGTCGGAAGGACAAGGATCGGCTTAAACAGAAGCACAAGAAGAGGCCTGAGTCTCCCCCGAGAATCCTTACTCCTCCTGTGCCCCCCGTCACTGACAAG ggctcctcttcctcttcctcctcctctcaccaCGAGGGCAGTGCCCGGGAGCCCCCTGAAGGCAGCAGGGATGCCAAAGGGAAGAAGTCTTCCAGCCACAGCCTCAGCCACAAGGGCAAGAAGTTGAGCAGTGGGAAAGGTGTGGCCagcttcacctctgcctcctcctcttcctcctcctcttcttctggaGGACCCTTCCAGCCCACAG TCTCCTCCCTCCAAAGCTCCCCAGACTTCTCATCTTTCCCCAAACTGGAGCAGCCTGAGGAGGAGAAGTACCCCAAGACAACACCCCCTGGGCCACCAGCCCCTGTCTCACCCCCTGCCTCTGAGCCCCCCAAGGCTGATGTCTTTGAACAGAAGGTGGTGTTTTCTGGATTCGGCTCCATCATGCGCTTCTCCACATCCGCTTCGGGCACAGCTCGGGCCAGGGTGCCATCTCCAGGAGAGTACAAGGCCCCCCATATCCCTGGGGGAGGCGTTGGGCCTGGCAGCCACAAGAGGATGCCCTCACTGAGTGCTGCCTCAGAGGAAGTGGTTGAGGGCCTGAAGGAGAAGAAACATAAAGGGAGCAAGAAGAATCGACATGGGCCTGGAAGGCCCAAGGGGAGTAGAAACAAGGAGGGAGTGGGAGGGCCCTTGGCACCATCCCTCCCTGGGGCCCAGCTGGCTGGCTTCACTGCCACAGCAGCTTCACCCTTCTCAGGGGGTTCACTGGTCAGTTCCGGTGTGAACAACGCCTCTGCTTCCCGGGCCTTTGGACACCAAGCAGCCCTTCCCAGCCTCAGCCTTGAGTCTCCACTGCTTGGGGCAG GGATCTACACCAGTAACAAGGACCCCATCTCGCACGGTGGTGGGGTCCTTAGGGCTGTGTGCAGCACACCCCTCTCCTCCAGCCTCTTGGGCCCCACAGGCACCTCATCTCTACCCCAGCTCAGCCGCTCACCCTTCGCCAGCACCCTCCCTGCCTCGTCTGCCTCCATCTCCACCACCCAG GTGTTTTCTTTGGCCGGCTCTACCTTCagccttccttcttcccacaTCTTTGGCACCCCCATGGGCTCCGTTAACCCGCTGCTCACGCAGGCAGAGAACAGCCGAACAG AGCCTAGCCTGGAGGACTGCGGCTTCGGCTGCCGGGGCACGTCTCCCCAAGAGAGCCTGTCATCTAT GTCACCCATCAGCAGCCTGCCCACGCTCTTCGACCAAACGGCACCCTCGGCTCCCTGTGCCAGCAGCCAGCTGGACCCCGCAGCCCAGGGCACGGCCAACATGGAGCAGCTGCTGGAGAAGCAGGGCAACGGCGAGGCCGGAGTCAACA ttGTGGAGATGCTGAAAGCCCTGCACTCGCTGCAGAAGGAGAACCAGAGACTTCAGGAGCAGATCATGAGCCTAACAGCAAAGAAGGAGCGACTCCAGATCCTCAACGTGCAGCTCTCAGTGCCCTTCCCCGTGGTACCTGCTGGGGTGCCCACTGCCAATGGGCCCACCCCCCAGGGTCCCTACTGCTTGCCGCCCAATG CTGGCAGCAGTGACTCCCTAAGCACCAGCAAAAGCCCTCCCGGCAAGAACAGCTTTGGCCTGGAGAATTCTCTCTCCATGTCTTCCGAG GACCCTCACTCTGGGTGCCCAAGCCGAAGCAGCTCCTCACTGTCCTTCCACAGCACACCTCCACCCTTACCCCTCCTGCAGCAGAGTCCAGCTACCCTGCCCCTGGCCCTGCCTGGCCCCCCAGCCCCTCAGCAGCCACAGTCACAAAACGGGCTAGGCCGGGGAGCCGGAGGAGTTGGCTTAGGGACTGTTTCCATGGCCGATGGCCTTCTCGGAGGTCTGGCAGGGGGAGGGACACTGCCCCTCAATGGACTTTTGGGCGGGCTTAATGGGGCTGTGGCGCCTCCAACACCCACCGGCCTAAACCAGGGAAGCGGAACGCCAACAATGCAGCTACCAGGGGGCCTCAGCAG CCTGACGGAACAGCAGAGACACTTCCTCCAGCAGCAGGAACAGCAGCTCCAGCAACTCCAGCAGCTTCTGACCTCGCCCCAGCTGACCCCG GACCACCAGACTGTCGTGTACCAGATGATCCAGCAGATCCAGCAGAAGCGGGAGCTGCAGCGGCTGCAGATGTCTGGAGGCTCCCAGCTCCCCATGGCCAGCCTGCTGGCAGGCGGCACGGCCCCTCTGCTGCCCTCAGGCACCCCCAGTCTCCTGCCCTCAGCAGCCGCCCCACCCCTGCTGCCCGCGGGCTCCCTGGTGGCTCCGGCGCTGGGCACTGGCACCACCCTCATGGCGGCGGCAGCAGGCGGGCCCCCTGTCCTCACCGCCCAGACCAACCCCTTCCTCAGCCTCCCCGGGGCGGACAACAGCGGGCAGAAAGGAGGG aGCGGTGACAAAGGATCCTCATGCAACCAGGAAAAAGGCTAA
- the MLLT6 gene encoding protein AF-17 isoform X1 produces MKEMVGGCCVCSDERGWAENPLVYCDGHACSVAVHQACYGIVQVPTGPWFCRKCESQERAARVRCELCPHKDGALKRTDNGGWAHVVCALYIPEVQFANVLTMEPIVLQYVPHDRFNKTCYICEEQGRESKAASGACMTCNRHGCRQAFHVTCAQMAGLLCEEEVLEVDNVKYCGYCKYHFSKMKPSRHSSGGSGGGNSGFIAGRRSQSASPSSQEKHGSHHERGPKKSRKDKDRLKQKHKKRPESPPRILTPPVPPVTDKGSSSSSSSSHHEGSAREPPEGSRDAKGKKSSSHSLSHKGKKLSSGKGVASFTSASSSSSSSSSGGPFQPTVSSLQSSPDFSSFPKLEQPEEEKYPKTTPPGPPAPVSPPASEPPKADVFEQKVVFSGFGSIMRFSTSASGTARARVPSPGEYKAPHIPGGGVGPGSHKRMPSLSAASEEVVEGLKEKKHKGSKKNRHGPGRPKGSRNKEGVGGPLAPSLPGAQLAGFTATAASPFSGGSLVSSGVNNASASRAFGHQAALPSLSLESPLLGAGIYTSNKDPISHGGGVLRAVCSTPLSSSLLGPTGTSSLPQLSRSPFASTLPASSASISTTQVFSLAGSTFSLPSSHIFGTPMGSVNPLLTQAENSRTEPSLEDCGFGCRGTSPQESLSSMSPISSLPTLFDQTAPSAPCASSQLDPAAQGTANMEQLLEKQGNGEAGVNIVEMLKALHSLQKENQRLQEQIMSLTAKKERLQILNVQLSVPFPVVPAGVPTANGPTPQGPYCLPPNAGSSDSLSTSKSPPGKNSFGLENSLSMSSEDPHSGCPSRSSSSLSFHSTPPPLPLLQQSPATLPLALPGPPAPQQPQSQNGLGRGAGGVGLGTVSMADGLLGGLAGGGTLPLNGLLGGLNGAVAPPTPTGLNQGSGTPTMQLPGGLSSLTEQQRHFLQQQEQQLQQLQQLLTSPQLTPDHQTVVYQMIQQIQQKRELQRLQMSGGSQLPMASLLAGGTAPLLPSGTPSLLPSAAAPPLLPAGSLVAPALGTGTTLMAAAAGGPPVLTAQTNPFLSLPGADNSGQKGGVGTVPSGVPSHPFPPGTLEGRVVATAEGSRKKKPAG; encoded by the exons ATGAAGGAGATGGTAGGAGGTTGTTGCGTGTGTTCGGACGAGCGGGGCTGGGCGGAGAATCCGTTAGTCTACTGCGATGGACACGCGTGTAGCGTCGCTGTCCATCAAg cttGCTATGGCATCGTCCAGGTGCCCACCGGACCCTGGTTCTGCCGGAAATGTGAGTCACAGGAGCGAGCCGCCAGGGTG AGGTGTGAACTGTGCCCACACAAAGATGGGGCATTGAAGAGGACGGACAATGGAG GCTGGGCCCATGTGGTGTGTGCCCTCTACATCCCCGAGGTACAGTTTGCCAATGTGCTCACCATGGAACCCATTGTCCTACAGTACGTCCCCCACGACCGATTCAACAAG ACTTGTTACATCTGTGAGGAGCAGGGCCGGGAGAGCAAGGCAGCTTCAGGAGCCTGCATGACCTGTAACCGACATGGCTGTCGGCAAGCCTTCCATGTCACCTG TGCTCAGATGGCTGGTCTGCTATGTGAGGAAGAGGTCTTAGAAGTGGACAACGTCAAATACTGTGGCTACTGCAAATACCACTTCAGCAAGATG AAGCCATCGAGGCACTCCAGTGGAGGATCAGGGGGAGGCAACAGCGGCTTCATCGCTGGCCGGAGAAGTCAATCAGCCTCACCATCCTCTCAGGAGAAGCATGGCTCCCACCATGAGAGAGGCCCGAAGAAG AGTCGGAAGGACAAGGATCGGCTTAAACAGAAGCACAAGAAGAGGCCTGAGTCTCCCCCGAGAATCCTTACTCCTCCTGTGCCCCCCGTCACTGACAAG ggctcctcttcctcttcctcctcctctcaccaCGAGGGCAGTGCCCGGGAGCCCCCTGAAGGCAGCAGGGATGCCAAAGGGAAGAAGTCTTCCAGCCACAGCCTCAGCCACAAGGGCAAGAAGTTGAGCAGTGGGAAAGGTGTGGCCagcttcacctctgcctcctcctcttcctcctcctcttcttctggaGGACCCTTCCAGCCCACAG TCTCCTCCCTCCAAAGCTCCCCAGACTTCTCATCTTTCCCCAAACTGGAGCAGCCTGAGGAGGAGAAGTACCCCAAGACAACACCCCCTGGGCCACCAGCCCCTGTCTCACCCCCTGCCTCTGAGCCCCCCAAGGCTGATGTCTTTGAACAGAAGGTGGTGTTTTCTGGATTCGGCTCCATCATGCGCTTCTCCACATCCGCTTCGGGCACAGCTCGGGCCAGGGTGCCATCTCCAGGAGAGTACAAGGCCCCCCATATCCCTGGGGGAGGCGTTGGGCCTGGCAGCCACAAGAGGATGCCCTCACTGAGTGCTGCCTCAGAGGAAGTGGTTGAGGGCCTGAAGGAGAAGAAACATAAAGGGAGCAAGAAGAATCGACATGGGCCTGGAAGGCCCAAGGGGAGTAGAAACAAGGAGGGAGTGGGAGGGCCCTTGGCACCATCCCTCCCTGGGGCCCAGCTGGCTGGCTTCACTGCCACAGCAGCTTCACCCTTCTCAGGGGGTTCACTGGTCAGTTCCGGTGTGAACAACGCCTCTGCTTCCCGGGCCTTTGGACACCAAGCAGCCCTTCCCAGCCTCAGCCTTGAGTCTCCACTGCTTGGGGCAG GGATCTACACCAGTAACAAGGACCCCATCTCGCACGGTGGTGGGGTCCTTAGGGCTGTGTGCAGCACACCCCTCTCCTCCAGCCTCTTGGGCCCCACAGGCACCTCATCTCTACCCCAGCTCAGCCGCTCACCCTTCGCCAGCACCCTCCCTGCCTCGTCTGCCTCCATCTCCACCACCCAG GTGTTTTCTTTGGCCGGCTCTACCTTCagccttccttcttcccacaTCTTTGGCACCCCCATGGGCTCCGTTAACCCGCTGCTCACGCAGGCAGAGAACAGCCGAACAG AGCCTAGCCTGGAGGACTGCGGCTTCGGCTGCCGGGGCACGTCTCCCCAAGAGAGCCTGTCATCTAT GTCACCCATCAGCAGCCTGCCCACGCTCTTCGACCAAACGGCACCCTCGGCTCCCTGTGCCAGCAGCCAGCTGGACCCCGCAGCCCAGGGCACGGCCAACATGGAGCAGCTGCTGGAGAAGCAGGGCAACGGCGAGGCCGGAGTCAACA ttGTGGAGATGCTGAAAGCCCTGCACTCGCTGCAGAAGGAGAACCAGAGACTTCAGGAGCAGATCATGAGCCTAACAGCAAAGAAGGAGCGACTCCAGATCCTCAACGTGCAGCTCTCAGTGCCCTTCCCCGTGGTACCTGCTGGGGTGCCCACTGCCAATGGGCCCACCCCCCAGGGTCCCTACTGCTTGCCGCCCAATG CTGGCAGCAGTGACTCCCTAAGCACCAGCAAAAGCCCTCCCGGCAAGAACAGCTTTGGCCTGGAGAATTCTCTCTCCATGTCTTCCGAG GACCCTCACTCTGGGTGCCCAAGCCGAAGCAGCTCCTCACTGTCCTTCCACAGCACACCTCCACCCTTACCCCTCCTGCAGCAGAGTCCAGCTACCCTGCCCCTGGCCCTGCCTGGCCCCCCAGCCCCTCAGCAGCCACAGTCACAAAACGGGCTAGGCCGGGGAGCCGGAGGAGTTGGCTTAGGGACTGTTTCCATGGCCGATGGCCTTCTCGGAGGTCTGGCAGGGGGAGGGACACTGCCCCTCAATGGACTTTTGGGCGGGCTTAATGGGGCTGTGGCGCCTCCAACACCCACCGGCCTAAACCAGGGAAGCGGAACGCCAACAATGCAGCTACCAGGGGGCCTCAGCAG CCTGACGGAACAGCAGAGACACTTCCTCCAGCAGCAGGAACAGCAGCTCCAGCAACTCCAGCAGCTTCTGACCTCGCCCCAGCTGACCCCG GACCACCAGACTGTCGTGTACCAGATGATCCAGCAGATCCAGCAGAAGCGGGAGCTGCAGCGGCTGCAGATGTCTGGAGGCTCCCAGCTCCCCATGGCCAGCCTGCTGGCAGGCGGCACGGCCCCTCTGCTGCCCTCAGGCACCCCCAGTCTCCTGCCCTCAGCAGCCGCCCCACCCCTGCTGCCCGCGGGCTCCCTGGTGGCTCCGGCGCTGGGCACTGGCACCACCCTCATGGCGGCGGCAGCAGGCGGGCCCCCTGTCCTCACCGCCCAGACCAACCCCTTCCTCAGCCTCCCCGGGGCGGACAACAGCGGGCAGAAAGGAGGGGTGGGTACCGTGCCCTCTGGGGTCCCCTCTCACCCTTTTCCCCCTGGCACTCTGGAGGGTCGAGTTGTAgccacagcagaaggaagcaggaagaaAAAGCCAGCAGGGTAG
- the MLLT6 gene encoding protein AF-17 isoform X3 produces the protein MDTRVASLSIKRCELCPHKDGALKRTDNGGWAHVVCALYIPEVQFANVLTMEPIVLQYVPHDRFNKTCYICEEQGRESKAASGACMTCNRHGCRQAFHVTCAQMAGLLCEEEVLEVDNVKYCGYCKYHFSKMKPSRHSSGGSGGGNSGFIAGRRSQSASPSSQEKHGSHHERGPKKSRKDKDRLKQKHKKRPESPPRILTPPVPPVTDKGSSSSSSSSHHEGSAREPPEGSRDAKGKKSSSHSLSHKGKKLSSGKGVASFTSASSSSSSSSSGGPFQPTVSSLQSSPDFSSFPKLEQPEEEKYPKTTPPGPPAPVSPPASEPPKADVFEQKVVFSGFGSIMRFSTSASGTARARVPSPGEYKAPHIPGGGVGPGSHKRMPSLSAASEEVVEGLKEKKHKGSKKNRHGPGRPKGSRNKEGVGGPLAPSLPGAQLAGFTATAASPFSGGSLVSSGVNNASASRAFGHQAALPSLSLESPLLGAGIYTSNKDPISHGGGVLRAVCSTPLSSSLLGPTGTSSLPQLSRSPFASTLPASSASISTTQVFSLAGSTFSLPSSHIFGTPMGSVNPLLTQAENSRTEPSLEDCGFGCRGTSPQESLSSMSPISSLPTLFDQTAPSAPCASSQLDPAAQGTANMEQLLEKQGNGEAGVNIVEMLKALHSLQKENQRLQEQIMSLTAKKERLQILNVQLSVPFPVVPAGVPTANGPTPQGPYCLPPNAGSSDSLSTSKSPPGKNSFGLENSLSMSSEDPHSGCPSRSSSSLSFHSTPPPLPLLQQSPATLPLALPGPPAPQQPQSQNGLGRGAGGVGLGTVSMADGLLGGLAGGGTLPLNGLLGGLNGAVAPPTPTGLNQGSGTPTMQLPGGLSSLTEQQRHFLQQQEQQLQQLQQLLTSPQLTPDHQTVVYQMIQQIQQKRELQRLQMSGGSQLPMASLLAGGTAPLLPSGTPSLLPSAAAPPLLPAGSLVAPALGTGTTLMAAAAGGPPVLTAQTNPFLSLPGADNSGQKGGVGTVPSGVPSHPFPPGTLEGRVVATAEGSRKKKPAG, from the exons ATGGACACGCGTGTAGCGTCGCTGTCCATCAAg AGGTGTGAACTGTGCCCACACAAAGATGGGGCATTGAAGAGGACGGACAATGGAG GCTGGGCCCATGTGGTGTGTGCCCTCTACATCCCCGAGGTACAGTTTGCCAATGTGCTCACCATGGAACCCATTGTCCTACAGTACGTCCCCCACGACCGATTCAACAAG ACTTGTTACATCTGTGAGGAGCAGGGCCGGGAGAGCAAGGCAGCTTCAGGAGCCTGCATGACCTGTAACCGACATGGCTGTCGGCAAGCCTTCCATGTCACCTG TGCTCAGATGGCTGGTCTGCTATGTGAGGAAGAGGTCTTAGAAGTGGACAACGTCAAATACTGTGGCTACTGCAAATACCACTTCAGCAAGATG AAGCCATCGAGGCACTCCAGTGGAGGATCAGGGGGAGGCAACAGCGGCTTCATCGCTGGCCGGAGAAGTCAATCAGCCTCACCATCCTCTCAGGAGAAGCATGGCTCCCACCATGAGAGAGGCCCGAAGAAG AGTCGGAAGGACAAGGATCGGCTTAAACAGAAGCACAAGAAGAGGCCTGAGTCTCCCCCGAGAATCCTTACTCCTCCTGTGCCCCCCGTCACTGACAAG ggctcctcttcctcttcctcctcctctcaccaCGAGGGCAGTGCCCGGGAGCCCCCTGAAGGCAGCAGGGATGCCAAAGGGAAGAAGTCTTCCAGCCACAGCCTCAGCCACAAGGGCAAGAAGTTGAGCAGTGGGAAAGGTGTGGCCagcttcacctctgcctcctcctcttcctcctcctcttcttctggaGGACCCTTCCAGCCCACAG TCTCCTCCCTCCAAAGCTCCCCAGACTTCTCATCTTTCCCCAAACTGGAGCAGCCTGAGGAGGAGAAGTACCCCAAGACAACACCCCCTGGGCCACCAGCCCCTGTCTCACCCCCTGCCTCTGAGCCCCCCAAGGCTGATGTCTTTGAACAGAAGGTGGTGTTTTCTGGATTCGGCTCCATCATGCGCTTCTCCACATCCGCTTCGGGCACAGCTCGGGCCAGGGTGCCATCTCCAGGAGAGTACAAGGCCCCCCATATCCCTGGGGGAGGCGTTGGGCCTGGCAGCCACAAGAGGATGCCCTCACTGAGTGCTGCCTCAGAGGAAGTGGTTGAGGGCCTGAAGGAGAAGAAACATAAAGGGAGCAAGAAGAATCGACATGGGCCTGGAAGGCCCAAGGGGAGTAGAAACAAGGAGGGAGTGGGAGGGCCCTTGGCACCATCCCTCCCTGGGGCCCAGCTGGCTGGCTTCACTGCCACAGCAGCTTCACCCTTCTCAGGGGGTTCACTGGTCAGTTCCGGTGTGAACAACGCCTCTGCTTCCCGGGCCTTTGGACACCAAGCAGCCCTTCCCAGCCTCAGCCTTGAGTCTCCACTGCTTGGGGCAG GGATCTACACCAGTAACAAGGACCCCATCTCGCACGGTGGTGGGGTCCTTAGGGCTGTGTGCAGCACACCCCTCTCCTCCAGCCTCTTGGGCCCCACAGGCACCTCATCTCTACCCCAGCTCAGCCGCTCACCCTTCGCCAGCACCCTCCCTGCCTCGTCTGCCTCCATCTCCACCACCCAG GTGTTTTCTTTGGCCGGCTCTACCTTCagccttccttcttcccacaTCTTTGGCACCCCCATGGGCTCCGTTAACCCGCTGCTCACGCAGGCAGAGAACAGCCGAACAG AGCCTAGCCTGGAGGACTGCGGCTTCGGCTGCCGGGGCACGTCTCCCCAAGAGAGCCTGTCATCTAT GTCACCCATCAGCAGCCTGCCCACGCTCTTCGACCAAACGGCACCCTCGGCTCCCTGTGCCAGCAGCCAGCTGGACCCCGCAGCCCAGGGCACGGCCAACATGGAGCAGCTGCTGGAGAAGCAGGGCAACGGCGAGGCCGGAGTCAACA ttGTGGAGATGCTGAAAGCCCTGCACTCGCTGCAGAAGGAGAACCAGAGACTTCAGGAGCAGATCATGAGCCTAACAGCAAAGAAGGAGCGACTCCAGATCCTCAACGTGCAGCTCTCAGTGCCCTTCCCCGTGGTACCTGCTGGGGTGCCCACTGCCAATGGGCCCACCCCCCAGGGTCCCTACTGCTTGCCGCCCAATG CTGGCAGCAGTGACTCCCTAAGCACCAGCAAAAGCCCTCCCGGCAAGAACAGCTTTGGCCTGGAGAATTCTCTCTCCATGTCTTCCGAG GACCCTCACTCTGGGTGCCCAAGCCGAAGCAGCTCCTCACTGTCCTTCCACAGCACACCTCCACCCTTACCCCTCCTGCAGCAGAGTCCAGCTACCCTGCCCCTGGCCCTGCCTGGCCCCCCAGCCCCTCAGCAGCCACAGTCACAAAACGGGCTAGGCCGGGGAGCCGGAGGAGTTGGCTTAGGGACTGTTTCCATGGCCGATGGCCTTCTCGGAGGTCTGGCAGGGGGAGGGACACTGCCCCTCAATGGACTTTTGGGCGGGCTTAATGGGGCTGTGGCGCCTCCAACACCCACCGGCCTAAACCAGGGAAGCGGAACGCCAACAATGCAGCTACCAGGGGGCCTCAGCAG CCTGACGGAACAGCAGAGACACTTCCTCCAGCAGCAGGAACAGCAGCTCCAGCAACTCCAGCAGCTTCTGACCTCGCCCCAGCTGACCCCG GACCACCAGACTGTCGTGTACCAGATGATCCAGCAGATCCAGCAGAAGCGGGAGCTGCAGCGGCTGCAGATGTCTGGAGGCTCCCAGCTCCCCATGGCCAGCCTGCTGGCAGGCGGCACGGCCCCTCTGCTGCCCTCAGGCACCCCCAGTCTCCTGCCCTCAGCAGCCGCCCCACCCCTGCTGCCCGCGGGCTCCCTGGTGGCTCCGGCGCTGGGCACTGGCACCACCCTCATGGCGGCGGCAGCAGGCGGGCCCCCTGTCCTCACCGCCCAGACCAACCCCTTCCTCAGCCTCCCCGGGGCGGACAACAGCGGGCAGAAAGGAGGGGTGGGTACCGTGCCCTCTGGGGTCCCCTCTCACCCTTTTCCCCCTGGCACTCTGGAGGGTCGAGTTGTAgccacagcagaaggaagcaggaagaaAAAGCCAGCAGGGTAG